The proteins below are encoded in one region of Clostridiales bacterium:
- a CDS encoding VOC family protein, with the protein MIKGIGHLAFEVKDMDKSMDFYCNALGLKKAFDLRDEKGNPFIQYLKVSENQFIELFYAKADKEKANGDRSYSHMCLEVDDIYKTVESIRSKGVHIDSEPVRGKDLNYQSWIRDPDGNRIELMQMDPDSPQAKSKNL; encoded by the coding sequence ATGATAAAGGGTATTGGACATCTTGCATTTGAAGTAAAAGACATGGATAAATCGATGGATTTTTACTGCAATGCACTGGGATTGAAAAAGGCTTTTGATTTAAGGGACGAAAAGGGGAATCCATTCATACAGTATTTAAAAGTTTCAGAAAATCAGTTCATAGAATTATTCTACGCAAAAGCTGATAAAGAAAAGGCAAATGGTGATAGGAGCTATTCGCACATGTGCCTGGAAGTGGACGATATTTATAAAACTGTTGAAAGTATAAGATCAAAGGGCGTGCATATCGACTCCGAACCCGTAAGGGGAAAGGATTTAAACTATCAAAGCTGGATCAGAGATCCTGACGGAAACAGGATAGAGCTCATGCAAATGGATCCGGATTCTCCACAGGCAAAAAGTAAAAATCTGTAA
- a CDS encoding undecaprenyl-diphosphate phosphatase: MLILKAIIMGIVEGITEFIPVSSTGHLIITGSIINFTGDFAKMFEVVIQLGAILAVIYYYRKKIAGSLKNLAPGKWGFSMWSKILIAFIPAAIIGILADKYIQKYLFSPFTVSIALIVGAIMMLLVEAAFSNYKTNTMDGTTTGQAFTIGVAQCMSLFPGMSRSASTIMGGMMAGLSVKAAAEFSFFLAMPTMIAATGYSLLKGFMAVTAIEWAALAVGFIVSFIVALLVVDMFLTYLSRHPLKPFAYYRLFAGVLMLVLVLCGIVK; this comes from the coding sequence ATGTTGATATTAAAAGCGATAATAATGGGAATCGTAGAGGGCATTACGGAATTTATACCCGTATCTTCAACGGGACATCTCATAATCACGGGAAGCATAATAAATTTTACAGGTGACTTTGCAAAGATGTTTGAGGTTGTGATACAGCTTGGCGCGATACTTGCAGTAATATACTATTATAGAAAAAAGATAGCAGGTTCATTAAAGAATTTGGCTCCCGGCAAATGGGGTTTTAGCATGTGGTCTAAAATTCTGATAGCTTTTATTCCCGCAGCCATAATAGGAATACTTGCCGATAAATACATACAAAAGTATCTGTTTTCACCTTTTACCGTTTCAATTGCGCTTATTGTCGGTGCCATAATGATGCTTTTAGTAGAAGCTGCGTTTTCAAATTATAAGACGAACACCATGGACGGCACGACAACCGGCCAGGCATTTACGATAGGCGTTGCCCAGTGTATGTCTTTGTTTCCGGGCATGTCGAGGTCGGCCTCGACTATAATGGGAGGAATGATGGCAGGCCTTTCAGTAAAGGCTGCCGCCGAATTTTCATTTTTCCTTGCCATGCCTACCATGATAGCGGCAACGGGTTACTCGCTCTTAAAGGGTTTTATGGCAGTTACCGCAATTGAATGGGCGGCACTTGCCGTCGGATTTATAGTATCTTTTATTGTGGCCTTGTTAGTAGTCGATATGTTTTTAACATATCTTTCAAGGCATCCTTTAAAACCCTTTGCGTATTACAGGCTGTTTGCAGGTGTACTGATGCTTGTTCTTGTATTGTGCGGCATCGTAAAATAG
- the lepB gene encoding signal peptidase I: protein MKEVKEWIKSFLFALAIVIPISIFCRPTVVRGSSMQPTLYDRNIVVTQKNIGSLKHGEVVIFDARPIDDELYIKRVIGLPGETVEIKGGFVYVNNKKLDEPYLESDTRTDPDMKVIVPKGEVFVLGDNRLVSQDSRVIGTIPIKKIKGHAYFRVFPFNKMGKF, encoded by the coding sequence TTGAAGGAAGTTAAAGAATGGATAAAGAGCTTTTTATTTGCGCTTGCCATCGTAATACCGATAAGCATATTTTGCAGGCCGACTGTGGTCAGGGGATCGTCCATGCAGCCTACCTTATATGATAGGAATATCGTTGTAACCCAGAAAAACATCGGGAGTTTAAAACATGGTGAAGTCGTTATTTTTGATGCAAGGCCCATCGATGATGAGCTATACATAAAGAGAGTCATAGGACTTCCGGGAGAAACAGTTGAAATAAAAGGCGGTTTTGTCTATGTCAATAATAAAAAGTTGGATGAGCCGTATCTTGAGAGCGACACAAGGACGGATCCGGATATGAAGGTAATCGTCCCCAAGGGGGAAGTCTTCGTGCTCGGGGATAACAGGTTGGTAAGCCAGGACAGCAGGGTGATAGGTACAATACCGATAAAAAAAATCAAAGGGCATGCATACTTCAGGGTTTTTCCATTTAATAAAATGGGAAAGTTTTAA
- a CDS encoding aminotransferase class V-fold PLP-dependent enzyme: MNYIEKFRNIVVGIDTMVPIAGGRFTKAINFDNAATTPPFTTVLHEIINFAPWYSSVHRGTGFKSMVSSDEFERARSVVLKFVNADSDSDTVIFVKNTTEALNKLSYRLCQDDRECVILSTDMEHHSNDLPWRGKFKVDYINTDSFGMLDMNDLERKLKKYGGRVKLVTVAGASNVTGYINPIYKIASIAHHYDALLCVDGAQLVPHVSVDMHPRHAGEDIDFLAFSAHKMYAPFGAGVLIGPKHIFQKGEPDYVGGGTVKVVTHNTVLWDDPPHNEEAGTPNLMGIVALCEAIKTLNMIGMDRIHEYETSITRYTLERLKVIPGVKVYGDISGRCKRVGVIPFNIEGMHHSKVAEILSHEAGIAVRDGCFCAQPYVQKLLNTKDEEIQKYLKDPDMLRAGMVRISFGFYNNVREIDVFLDMLRKIVYNMEYYSKKYKS, from the coding sequence ATGAATTATATCGAGAAGTTCAGAAACATTGTCGTTGGGATAGATACAATGGTGCCCATAGCAGGGGGCAGATTTACAAAGGCGATAAACTTTGATAATGCTGCCACAACGCCGCCTTTCACCACTGTACTCCATGAAATCATAAATTTTGCGCCATGGTATTCTTCGGTACACAGGGGAACAGGGTTTAAGTCAATGGTATCTTCGGACGAATTTGAAAGGGCAAGGTCCGTTGTCCTCAAGTTTGTGAATGCCGACTCCGATAGTGATACGGTTATTTTTGTAAAGAATACCACAGAAGCACTTAACAAATTATCATATAGATTGTGTCAGGACGATAGAGAATGCGTGATATTATCAACCGATATGGAACATCATTCCAATGATTTGCCGTGGAGGGGCAAGTTCAAGGTAGATTATATAAATACGGATAGTTTCGGAATGCTGGATATGAATGATCTTGAGAGAAAGCTGAAAAAATACGGGGGCAGAGTAAAGCTGGTTACGGTTGCAGGTGCTTCAAACGTTACAGGTTATATAAATCCAATATATAAAATCGCATCGATCGCCCATCACTACGATGCCCTTTTATGTGTAGATGGTGCGCAGCTGGTACCCCATGTCTCTGTAGATATGCATCCTCGTCATGCCGGTGAGGATATAGACTTTTTGGCTTTTTCAGCCCATAAAATGTATGCTCCTTTCGGCGCAGGGGTGCTTATAGGACCAAAGCATATCTTCCAAAAGGGGGAGCCTGATTATGTGGGAGGCGGAACTGTAAAAGTTGTGACCCACAACACTGTATTATGGGATGATCCGCCTCACAATGAGGAGGCCGGTACGCCGAACTTAATGGGTATAGTAGCGCTTTGCGAAGCGATAAAGACTTTGAATATGATAGGCATGGACAGAATACACGAATATGAAACATCAATCACCCGTTACACACTTGAAAGGTTGAAAGTTATTCCAGGGGTAAAAGTGTACGGGGATATATCGGGCAGATGCAAGAGGGTCGGGGTTATACCATTTAATATAGAAGGAATGCATCACAGCAAGGTTGCAGAAATACTCTCCCATGAAGCCGGAATAGCAGTCAGGGACGGCTGCTTTTGCGCCCAGCCATATGTTCAGAAACTTTTGAATACAAAAGATGAAGAAATACAAAAATATTTAAAGGATCCTGATATGTTAAGAGCAGGGATGGTGAGGATAAGTTTCGGCTTTTACAATAATGTCAGGGAAATAGATGTATTTTTGGATATGCTAAGAAAAATTGTATATAATATGGAATATTATTCAAAAAAATACAAAAGCTAA
- a CDS encoding DsrE/DsrF/DrsH-like family protein has protein sequence MDKKLNLLIFSGEYDKALAAFILANNAAELGAKVTMFFTFWGLLLMRDPDKMTLKDKTAYEKILEITVPKGLEGLPLSNMNIAGLGKKMLLGMMKDSKSPTLKEFVSNARDKGIRFCGCQLSIEVMGFKKEEFIPELEIVDAKEYLKDAMEADMQLFI, from the coding sequence ATGGATAAAAAGTTAAATCTGCTGATATTCAGCGGGGAATACGATAAAGCTCTTGCAGCGTTTATACTGGCGAATAATGCGGCCGAGCTTGGTGCCAAGGTAACCATGTTTTTCACATTCTGGGGGCTTCTTTTAATGAGGGATCCTGATAAAATGACGCTTAAGGATAAAACAGCTTATGAAAAAATCCTTGAAATTACAGTTCCCAAGGGGCTTGAAGGACTGCCCCTATCCAATATGAATATTGCAGGTTTGGGCAAAAAGATGCTTCTTGGGATGATGAAGGATTCAAAATCTCCTACGCTTAAGGAATTTGTATCAAACGCTAGAGATAAGGGAATAAGATTTTGCGGTTGCCAATTATCTATCGAAGTCATGGGCTTTAAAAAGGAAGAGTTCATACCAGAGCTTGAAATAGTCGATGCAAAGGAGTACTTAAAGGATGCCATGGAGGCAGATATGCAGCTTTTTATATAA
- a CDS encoding glycerate kinase — MKIVVAPDSYKGSLTAKEVGDNIEIGIRKVFPDAEITKIPMADGGEGTVQSLADATGGKIIKANVKGPLFNDVEAFYGILGDGKTAVIEMAAASGLPLVPEDKRNPLKTTTYGTGELIMHAINRGCRNFIIGIGGSATNDGGEGMAKALGAKFEDKDGKDICLGGGALGRLEKIDTSGMDKRLRECNFVAACDVNNPLCGPDGASYVFGPQKGADDHMVKVLDSNLSNYADIIKKDLKQDIKNVPGSGAAGGLGAGLLVFLNAKLKNGIDIVIETTNLREKIKGADLVITGEGMIDFQTAFGKTPYGVAKTAKEKNIPVIAIAGGIGKDARTLYDKGFDSIFSIVDKPMTLDEAIKNGSSYLQQTAERIMRVIKIGSYFTMPHNTRTSISTPANSL, encoded by the coding sequence ATGAAAATTGTAGTAGCTCCGGATTCATACAAGGGAAGTTTAACTGCCAAAGAGGTTGGGGACAACATAGAAATAGGGATAAGAAAGGTTTTCCCCGACGCAGAAATAACAAAGATACCAATGGCTGATGGCGGTGAAGGCACCGTACAATCGCTGGCAGATGCCACGGGTGGAAAAATCATAAAAGCAAATGTAAAGGGCCCGCTTTTCAATGATGTGGAGGCCTTTTACGGCATACTTGGCGATGGGAAAACAGCCGTAATCGAAATGGCGGCTGCATCAGGCCTTCCTCTGGTACCGGAAGATAAAAGGAACCCGCTAAAGACAACTACATATGGAACGGGGGAGCTTATAATGCATGCTATAAACAGAGGATGCAGAAACTTCATTATAGGCATCGGCGGCAGCGCAACAAACGATGGCGGCGAAGGCATGGCTAAAGCACTTGGTGCAAAGTTTGAAGATAAAGACGGGAAAGATATATGTCTTGGGGGCGGGGCCTTGGGCAGACTTGAAAAGATAGATACAAGCGGTATGGATAAAAGATTAAGGGAATGCAATTTTGTAGCAGCATGTGATGTCAACAATCCATTGTGCGGACCGGATGGCGCATCATACGTATTTGGTCCTCAAAAAGGAGCTGATGACCATATGGTGAAAGTCCTGGACAGCAACCTTTCAAATTATGCCGATATAATAAAGAAAGACTTAAAACAGGATATAAAAAATGTACCCGGTTCCGGCGCTGCAGGAGGGCTCGGCGCAGGTCTTCTAGTCTTCCTGAATGCAAAATTAAAAAATGGAATCGATATTGTAATAGAGACGACGAATCTAAGAGAAAAAATAAAAGGAGCTGACCTTGTAATAACAGGAGAGGGAATGATAGACTTCCAGACTGCATTTGGTAAAACTCCCTATGGTGTTGCAAAAACGGCTAAAGAAAAAAATATCCCCGTCATAGCCATAGCAGGCGGTATAGGTAAGGATGCCCGCACGCTCTATGACAAGGGATTCGACAGCATATTTTCAATTGTAGATAAACCTATGACCCTTGACGAAGCAATTAAAAATGGAAGCTCCTATCTTCAGCAAACAGCGGAGAGGATTATGAGAGTTATAAAGATAGGCTCCTATTTTACGATGCCGCACAATACAAGAACAAGCATCAGTACACCTGCAAACAGCCTGTAA